In Kazachstania africana CBS 2517 chromosome 11, complete genome, the DNA window AACGTGAGGAAGTACTAGAAATGTCAGAGGGATTAATTTTACTGACGGAACCGTGGAGAAGTGGCAGACTTGTAGATTTTCTAACGAAGAAATCCATTGAGGATGATATTGCggaaaaaattgttaaagAGAATGGCGATGTTATTCAATCaatggaagaaattgaacttCCCACAGGCGTTGTTATCgaagaagagaaatatAAATCAGAGCAATCTGAAAGATACCTAAAAGCTGCTAGTAGTTTCTTACAGAGATCTTTTGAATACGCTAAGTCATTGGACCTTTCTGAGGAAgtaaatttaattgatttatcagataatgaagacGATTCCGaagcaaaagaaagtaaaagaaagaagttTCAATCTTTGAAGCACAATGCTGCCCTCGATCCAACACATTCTAAAGTAATTGACTTGGCCACATTTAGAATGATAATTCTTGCGGACGAAACTTATGAATTGTTCTTTGCACAAACATTGAGATTATCTATTCATCTCAATGAAGGCTTTGCTACTAGCTCCACAAATAAAGTTTTGAAGAGTATGTTGGATGGTATCATTGCTGATGGTAAGAGAGTAGCAGAGCAAGTCCGTCGCCGTGTGGATTCCGTTGCTACAAGAGGTAGTGTCAATTCACTTGATAGTGGCCCTCAAACACTCGGAGGTAGTATTACCAGATCAGAGGATATAGATGATTTTACATCTGAGCATCTTGAAGAACATGCAGATCTACTTCAAGATTCGCTTTTAGATATTTATGATACAAGTGACCACGAGGGGGGACAAACAAGTCAGCAGAGGAAGCTTGAAACTTTAAAGCCACGACCCGTAAGTGAAGGCAATAAGAAGGAAGACCTTATTGAATTCGAAGCATAGTAATTTAGGTTTCAAAATAGAGTATATAGTTTAATAAAAATCGAACTAAATGTACTAGAAAAGTATTGATATAAAAATCAGACATTAATTGAAGAGCTGTGATTACTTCGAAATATCGTGTTTCttcatttcaaaatgtttCTCTCGGGTAATGGCAAGAGGTAGCGAGCATATCGAAAACGAAGCCCTTCTAAGGTCAATTACTCTTAGGGGTTGAACCCAGTAATAGGAGACTGAAATACTGCGTAAGCCAAAATGAATAAGTTGATAAGATGCAATTCCTTTGCAGGAACTTTTGCATTGAGTTCGCTACATAGGAGCCAAGTGCATAAGATaccatatttatttaacAGGGCACTTCTTCAACCACATCAAGCCCATTTATTCGTAAGAAACTTTACGAATAATAAAGTATTACTCAATAGAATAGACAAGCACTATACCTCTGGGAGTAAGTTAGCGAGAGCTGCTTTGTATAATCCCTTCGATGACAGCTCATCAGACAGATATTCAAACTTGAATagatttcaacaatttcaacATTCCAAcaatcaaaagaagaacacCTTAAGTTCGCTTACCATAATTGGTCTAACTACAATGACAGCAATATATTTCGGTTCTGACTATTTGTTTGATCATATTCCGCCTTTTACTTATCTGAAAAGAAAACCAAGAACTctagtatatatattattaggTATTAATACTGCTATATTTGGCCTCTGGCAATTACCGAGGTGCTGGAGATTTCTACAGAAGTATATGCTACTACAAAAAGACCatattcaatcaaaatGGTCGATAGTTGGAAGCGCATTTTCACATCAGGAATTTTGGCATTTGGGTTTCAATATGCTTGCTCTGTGGTCTTTTGGTACATCTCTTGCATCGATGCTGGGAacttccaattttttctcgTTATACATGAACAGTGCAATAGCTGGATCATTATTTTCGCTATGGTATCCAAAGATTGCAAGAATGTCTTTAATGGGGCCTAGTCTTGGTGCAAGTGGGGCCTTATTTGGTGTCATGGGATGCTTTTCGTATTTGATTCCCAATGCCAAGATTCTTTTATTTGTATTTCCTATTCCCGGTGGTGCTTGGGTAGCATTCTTGGGAACTTTAGCTTGGAATACGGCTGGCTGTGTATTACGTTGGGGATCATTTGATTATGCTGCACACTTGGGCGGATCTCTAATTGGTGTCATATATGGTTGGTGCATAAAGAAGGAAATCGAAAAGAGAAGACAAAGACGCAAAAGATCTTTGAAATGGTTTTGATCTTGGAAGTGCAAAGAGActcaaaataattttgtaaatagtCGTAAGTATACAAGACTGAACACGAGCTGGGTCCTGCGACACAGAACGTTAAAAGATATCagttcattatttatttactaAATTGGTTTTTCGCAACAACAAAGAATTTATTTCTGGAGGCAGTAGCGGCAGATGTTGGATCCCAGTAGCCGGTAGTCTCATCAGGGTATTTGGCacttttttgttctttgaTTTTAGTCAAAAGATCGGTATACGTCAATGACTTTGTTTTCCTTGGTAATAACCTCGCATACCGTTCATTCACAGAAGTGCCTGTCAACGGAACTGAGTCTAATTGATTTATAAATGCAATTTGTTTATTCAATGCTTTCTTGAACCCTTTTGTATCTTGAGAAAACCCTGACAGCTTcattaatttatcaaattcctTCTGGGAAACTTCTTCTACACTTTCTATCTTATTAAATGACTCTTTTAGAGACCATGATGGTTGTTCCAGATACTTTTTTACCTGGCCAATAGTGGTGAATTTAGATTGTACACTTGCCCTGTTGCTGTAAAAACACAATTGCTTTACTCTTAATTGTTTGAACATATCAATTGAGCTCTCTCACATGAGCAGATGTAGCTGGATGTGGACAATTTATTCGGCTGTTTTCAAACATCTGTCGTGACAGATTCCTCGAGCTCTTCCTATACCTTCCTGTATTCTCGAGGGTGTGTTTGATTGCTGAAGCGGTCGGGTAGTCTACTTTCAAGCCCTAATGTAGGGTCGGGCAAAAGTCCACCCAGCGATCCGACAGTCAAGGTAAGCCCTACTTCATAGCCCTAAAGCAGATATAAGCTTAGTTATCTATGCAACGAAGTTACAGTATCACTTGTTCGTTGGCTATTTCTGGGATGGCGCACCATTTTTCGTTGCGGCCAGTAATTTAAGCAATGGTTAATCGCTAGCAATCCTCATTAAGTTAGAACGAAGCGTATAGTAAGTTTGTCGCGATATCGATCAAGCTTTTATCTGccatctttattttcagtatGCGTGTTTTACTATTTCTGCTTTAGGGCCCTACGTTTCGTCAGCAAATGCACCGGTACTCTGATGTCTCTCCCTTGCAATACAAGGCACTTCGTTAGTCCAGCTTTATATGACATGTCATAAAGAGAGGCGCAACTGACCTCTACACTCATCCAACCATATAGCACAGTCCCTTTTCAAAACAGTACGTGCAAGTGCATTCTAAAATTAACATGCTAAGCCAGTCGATGCGCAAAAGCATTGGAACTCTTCTCCTGTATATCTCTGCCATTCATCTGATTGCTCATTGCCAATATGTTCCATTGTGACAGTTTTAGCCCGTCTCTTATGACGTCCGGGTaacaaatattgaaaaattttcgtGAAAggcaaaaagaaaaatttgtgaTGAGATGAGCTATGGTTAATAGTATGGatataatttattctttagtatcatttcttttaaattatCGAGACAAGTAACCAAACTTTGCAATCATGAGaatcaagaagaagaatacaaGAGGTAACGCtagaaatttcattaccAGATCTCAAGCTGTACGCAAATTGCAAGTTTCTCTAGCTGATTTCAGAAGATTATGTATATTCAAAGGTATCTATCCAAGAGAACCTCGTAATAAGAAGAAGGCTAACAAGGGCTCTACCGCCCCAACTACCTTTTACTACTCAAAGGacattcaatatttgatgcATGAACCTGTTTTAGCCAAATTCAGAGAACATAAGACTTTTGCAAAGAAATTAACTAAAGCCTTAGGAAGAGGTGAAGTTTCGTCTGCtaagaaattagaagaaaatagaagTTCCTACAAATTAGATCACATTATAAAAGAACGTTATCCAAGTTTCCCAGATGCCTTAAGAGATGTTGACGATGCTTTGAATATGTTATTCTTATTTGCAAACCTACCAGCCACTACTCAAATCTCTGCTAAAGTAACTAAAGAAGCTCAAACTATATGTAACCAGTGGTTGGCTTACGTTGCCAGAGAACGTCTTGTTAGAAAAGTTTTTGTTTCTATCAAGGGTGTCTACTACCAAGCTACTATAAAAGGTGAAGAAGTTAGATGGTTAGTTCCATACAAGTTCCCGGAAACTATTCCAACTGACATCGATTTAAGAATCATGTTGACATTTTTGGAATTCTATTCAACTTTATTGCATTTTGTTTTGTTCAAAATGTACACAGATAGTGGTTTAGTCTATCCTCCTAAATTAGATTTAGAAAAGGATGAGATAATAAGTGGTCTATCCTCTTACATTTTATCATCAAAGGACGAAAAATCTACAGTTTTTGATTCTGCAACTGAACAATCTAATAGCGATAACGTTGCCACTTTAGATTCATCCGCTTTAGAATCAGCCTTACACGCAGATGAAGACAAAGAAGACCCACAACAAGatcaagaagatgatgaagaaaacgTTGAAAGCGTTGAGTTAGACACATTTGAAGACAACACTAAAAATAAGGGTGATTTGCTAGCTCAACCAACTGAATTCGATTCTCCAGTAGCAACTTTATTCTCTGATTTCgtatttttcattggtaGAGAAGTTCCAACTGACATTGTTGAATTCTTGATATTGTCTTGTGGTGGTACTGTCATTACTGAAGTTGCATTAGATCATgtagatgatgaaaagaaggaaaagatgGACTTATCAAAGATTACACATCAAATTGTTGATAGACCAgttttaaaaaataaagttgCTGGCAGAACATACATTCAGCCACAATGGATATTTGACTGTATCAATAAAATGGAATTAGTTCCAGCTAACCTCTACTTGCCAGGTGAACCACTACCGCCACATTTAAGTCCTTGGGGAGATGCTATTGGTTACGACCCAAAtgctgaagatgatgaggaagCTGGCTCCgaaagtgaagaagaagaggaagaggttgcagaagatgaaaacgAAGAAGTCGctgttgaagaagatgaagatgacgaagatCTTGCAGCTCAAAAGGAACTTGAAATGGAAGCAAAGGGTATTGCATACAGTGATGTAAAGGATACCATCAAGAGCGACAACAAGAGcaaaaagagaaagaatgtaactgaagaagatgaagaaaaagaattgaagatgatCATGATGAGTAATAAACAACGTAAATTATacaagaagatgaaatacTCGAATGACaagaaacaagaaaagGTCGATAAcctaaagaagaagaaagcgCAAATTTCGAAGactaaaaagaaattggaaAAGTTAGAGAAGAAGTAATTCTTCGCTGTAATAAAGTAGTgtatatgtatattattaAGCCCTATAAAgtataattttttacttGAGCTCTGTTTTTTCTATATGTCGTAGGCCATTCTCGAGTCCATAGAACTTCTATCGGGTATAGAAAGGTTTACGTACCCTTGCAATTCTTTTTGCAAATTCAGGAGTACTGATTCATTGTGGTTTATTTTATCAACATCTGTGGCCTTAGCGACGTTAATGAAGGCTTTTATTAAGAATCCACCTTTAGTAATTTGTGTATTGctattttcatcattgacattccaaattttctgtAGCTCGATGATCAGATTGTGCTTTAAGTTGAATTTAATACCAA includes these proteins:
- the PCP1 gene encoding rhomboid protease PCP1 (similar to Saccharomyces cerevisiae PCP1 (YGR101W); ancestral locus Anc_3.445) — its product is MNKLIRCNSFAGTFALSSLHRSQVHKIPYLFNRALLQPHQAHLFVRNFTNNKVLLNRIDKHYTSGSKLARAALYNPFDDSSSDRYSNLNRFQQFQHSNNQKKNTLSSLTIIGLTTMTAIYFGSDYLFDHIPPFTYLKRKPRTLVYILLGINTAIFGLWQLPRCWRFLQKYMLLQKDHIQSKWSIVGSAFSHQEFWHLGFNMLALWSFGTSLASMLGTSNFFSLYMNSAIAGSLFSLWYPKIARMSLMGPSLGASGALFGVMGCFSYLIPNAKILLFVFPIPGGAWVAFLGTLAWNTAGCVLRWGSFDYAAHLGGSLIGVIYGWCIKKEIEKRRQRRKRSLKWF
- the GTF1 gene encoding glutamyl-tRNA(Gln) amidotransferase subunit F (similar to Saccharomyces cerevisiae YGR102C; ancestral locus Anc_3.446); protein product: MFKQLRVKQLCFYSNRASVQSKFTTIGQVKKYLEQPSWSLKESFNKIESVEEVSQKEFDKLMKLSGFSQDTKGFKKALNKQIAFINQLDSVPLTGTSVNERYARLLPRKTKSLTYTDLLTKIKEQKSAKYPDETTGYWDPTSAATASRNKFFVVAKNQFSK
- the NOP7 gene encoding mRNA-binding ribosome synthesis protein NOP7 (similar to Saccharomyces cerevisiae NOP7 (YGR103W); ancestral locus Anc_3.447) encodes the protein MRIKKKNTRGNARNFITRSQAVRKLQVSLADFRRLCIFKGIYPREPRNKKKANKGSTAPTTFYYSKDIQYLMHEPVLAKFREHKTFAKKLTKALGRGEVSSAKKLEENRSSYKLDHIIKERYPSFPDALRDVDDALNMLFLFANLPATTQISAKVTKEAQTICNQWLAYVARERLVRKVFVSIKGVYYQATIKGEEVRWLVPYKFPETIPTDIDLRIMLTFLEFYSTLLHFVLFKMYTDSGLVYPPKLDLEKDEIISGLSSYILSSKDEKSTVFDSATEQSNSDNVATLDSSALESALHADEDKEDPQQDQEDDEENVESVELDTFEDNTKNKGDLLAQPTEFDSPVATLFSDFVFFIGREVPTDIVEFLILSCGGTVITEVALDHVDDEKKEKMDLSKITHQIVDRPVLKNKVAGRTYIQPQWIFDCINKMELVPANLYLPGEPLPPHLSPWGDAIGYDPNAEDDEEAGSESEEEEEEVAEDENEEVAVEEDEDDEDLAAQKELEMEAKGIAYSDVKDTIKSDNKSKKRKNVTEEDEEKELKMIMMSNKQRKLYKKMKYSNDKKQEKVDNLKKKKAQISKTKKKLEKLEKK